TTCTCCACCATTATGGGGTTTGCCACCCAACTCTAATAGCGCACCTCTCTCAAGATTTCTGCTTTAAGCAGTTCACACACTTGCTCATTCATTGCTTTAGTCTTATCCGCCCCTAAGCTGCGTCTTCTTTGCTCTTTTGGTTCGACGGAGGGATAAGTGTTTAGACAATGTTCAGTGACATCGCGCgagacaccggtcatgtctgccggagTCTAGGCGAAAATGTCCATGTTCCTAAACTGGAGTTGTTTGAGGTGCGTTCTGATGTTTGGTGAGATTGCGTGGCCTATCGTCACCGTTTGCTCTGGGTACTTTCGGTTTAAAACCCACTTTTCTGGTTCAGTTGTTGAAACTTTCGCCGCTTTGGTTCGGCGCATCTCTTCTGCTGACAttactttcttctttgcatagaTAATTGCCACCCCCGTCTCAGTTGGAAACCCGATGGCTGAGTGGGGTGTGGAAGTTACCATGTTTAATTCGCCTTGGGTTTCTCTCCCAATCAACACATCATGCCTTGATTTGACAGGCATTACCATGAaattcacatttgttgttcttgaatgcttTCCGTCAGAGAATGTGACGGGAAAGCTGATTTGGCCTAGTGGGAAGACCATTTCGTTACAGAAGCCTGACAGAGGGTAGtcgactggctcgagtctcgctttATCTTCATCGTCGAACTGGTTAAAGCATTGCTCATAGATGATGTCTGCTGTACTTCCTGGGTCAATAAAGATGTACTCTGTTTCGTAATGACCAACAATACCAGTAATAACAATGGGGCGAGTTGTGCGAGGGCCCCCGCGTACTACCGGGAAAATGACTTGTTGTTCTTGCCAAGATGGCTCATACGGGCGCTTGCCTTTTTCTCTTGCGCTGTATCTCGGTCCGTTAACCATATGTGTCTCCATGCGCCGGACTTTCTTGTGATTCCCGTCGTCATGGCGCTGGATCTGGCGCGTTTCTTTGCACACGTTTTTCACCAGGTGGCCTAACTTTCCGCTCTTTAGCGCTTTCTCGATCTCTTGACGTAAGCTGATACAGTCATCTGTGAGATGGCCTGTATCCTTGTGGAAATCGCAGTACAGGTTcgggtcttgccctttcttgttcGTCATAGGCCTTGGAGCCTTGAAGTCATGGTTCTCTGTCATTAGCACCTCTTTTGGTGTTTttatgagcggagtccagtgttttTCTCGGTTATCATCCCTGACTGCTTTTCGATACCCAATTCTGTCAATTGTCTCTCGCGCGTCTTCTCTGTAGCGCGTTCTATCGTCGTAACCTCTCGGTTTTCCGGATTTCCAATCTTGACTTTTGTTTTTGTTGCGCTTGTTGTTGTCTCGCGAGCTTCCTTTGGAGAAGCGATCTTCAGTATAAGAGTTCTTATTACCAGCCAACGACTCTTCAGTTTGCACAACTATTTTCGCAGCTTCCATGAGCTTATCCCATTCCTTGGGCATTCCATCTTTTCCGGTGATAGTTCTGATGAGACTATCACAGCGAATGGCCTTCTTAAAATGAGCGCGCATGAGTTGCTCGCATACACCGCCAATCTCCAAACATTCTTTGTTAAAGCGAGTGATGAAGTCTTCTAATCCCTCGTTCTCTCTTTGCCAGATGTCTGTTACCTCGGCTGTGTCGCGCTGGTAACCTCTTTGTTGGCTGAAATGGTTAACAAACTGTTTTCTGAAATCAACCCATGAGCTAATTTTTCCAGGCGgaaggctgtcgaaccaggcgcgagcagcCCCCGTAAACGTCTGGATAAACAAGTGACACCACATTGGCATATTCCAACCTCCCATAACGCCAACACTTGTGAATACTCTAACGTGACCGTCTGGATCAGTTAGGTCGTTGAATTTCCCGACTGTCGGAGGCAATTTTTCTTTTGTCAATGGGGCTAAAGCAATCTTCGGAATGAACTTTGAGTGTTCTTCAGCTTCAGCCGGCCTGTAGGCAAGATGTTGGTGCATACgcctgtcgacttcatcttgtatcaagtcttgtattGTTCAGCGCACAAAGATCGAGAAATCAAATCAAAAAGCTAATTCGCATGAAagaggtaattccgcacgaaattaccatCTGGTAATCCGTATGGAATTAGCTAATTCCGTTTGAGTTGCAATTTCGCGTGTactgtaatttcgtttgaattggtttcatgcggaattaggtaGGCTATATATAGGTGCTGGTTCGtgtcatttggtacgaaattagATAGTTGTTtccggagccgaagtgctgccgaagtgtcgtcttgccgtaaaactttgtcaattcaatcagaaagacatttaaagtgatattctaactgaatcaaactcaatatgtctgtttccgcctttcatattgagtagaacgcctctgaacgactcgtttcgggtccgtacacgatcctacaagtggtatcagagctcaggaggaggattTCTATAGATTTCAGCTTGAATTCATCAGATTTtctaacttctacaccttcttttcttaattgaacaagttttaacggttaaaatggcttgaatttcacatatcataagcgaaattgtgttttaacaaacccttgagaaaattggacctaaaatcgagctataacctgatcaatttgacaaaagttGGACcgaaatgatgacatcagcataatttcgcGTGGAATTACACCcaaatttcgcacggaattacatCGTTTggctaatttcgtttgaaattacagctaattccgcacggaattagaatTTCGCTTGAAATAATTCTATACAGAATTATAATTTCGTTTCAAAAGTGTGATTCCGTTTGAATTGGTGCctaattccacacgaaattaaATTTTGTTTGGTCAATTCAAACGAAATtccctaatttcgtttgaaaagtctaatttcgcttgaagttgttaattccgtttgaagttgTTGTgcaggtaatttcgcttgaacaagtAGTTTCGCTTGAGAAGTTTCATTTCACTTGAAGTGTTTTCGTTTGAAGGACCTAATTTCGTTTGAGGGTGTCTAGTTTGTAAAACcttgttaccgaatcatggaagaagaattcTACAATGCATTTGCCACATCCCTGACTTCTCCGGCTGCtattgctcaaagcatgaacatggaaGATGAATCCGggacaatgcaaaaacccccgaagcttatGGGCATTGAAGAGTACTATGGATGGAAAgatcgttttgagaattgggttcaagctaaccatttgagatcttgggagtgTATTGAGAAAAAGTATGTGCTACCATGTACAAATTTGGGAGTTGAGAAGAAGATTTCTGAATTTACAGATAAAGAATGTGacatgtacaaagcagaaaagatgatgataagtttacttcagcaagctattaaagaagacatattcatattgcttcaacatgataaaACTTCACGTtcaatttgggaagcacttcAAATTAAGTTTGCGGGAAGTGAAAAAATGATCAAGAGTAAAAAggcattgctaaagaaagaatttgatttgtttacaaGTTTGCCTGGAGAAGACACAAAGAAATTGATTGAATGATATTGTCGTTTAGTCCGGTCAATGTCATTATTAGATATCAACAAAGAACGAAAAGAATGGGTTGACAAATTGGCTGATGCTCTTCCACAAAAAGAGTGGGATACATTTTTGATGATCTTAAAAAACACCGGAGAATATGATGGattgacaatttctcagttcattgaaaagattgaaggacaagatctggAGCAACAAAATATTGCTAGAATGAGTAATCCAAGTGCACAACAAGATGTTAAGATGTACTTCAAAGGAGGTATTCAGAATGCTGAAgcaagtccgaaaatccaaactgcttttagtgctgaaaATTCATCTGGTTCAGTCAATCTAAGTCCAAATAGCAGCAGTGGAatttcttcatatccaagtgttgaTCCAAAGAGTTCAATTTCAAGTTTTCAATCTCAAAGCTcaaaaagtggaaatggttgtctgatacaatgcaacattgcattgaatcttccgaATGACCAAAGTTTTTTTGAAGAAGTTGCTAAGGATCACATGGCGTTACTTGCTACCGTTCTAGAATCTTATGAGGgattggttgcaggaaggatcggaaatcctatgctaacaaaagaggattacgatcagattgatgctgaagaaatggagctcatggacattaaatggtgtttagctagtgtcttgagaagagctgaaaaattcaaaatgattataggaagaaatgatttttttGGATGcgcatgtttctactttaggttttgataaatctaaagttacttgttttcgatgcagggagaaaggtcatttcaagagagaatgcaaaaatcaagaagctagtggagcaaagaatcaatttggaaaagatgattactatcggaaagccatatatcaacaagttgctcatcaaccgcatcaacaaaaagaaccacaaactgcacatgctagaatgatcgaagatgcaaataagaaagcttattatggtattattgatcaagatgattaAAAGGTGGCAGAAggattcagctgggataaatatattccacctGATTAAAAAACAATAGCACTTATCGCACAAATTGTTCAAGAACCTGATTTGCTGACTgaatggatgaaagtgtttaATAGTAATGAGACAAGTCAAGAGGAAGagtctgtttcatcagatgaaagttcagaaaaaacaacagtttttgatcaaacaccatctgattctggttcttcagatgatagttcagaaAACACAATtgtttttgatcaatcaccaactgatgacagtgatgatgatgaggaagaaaggcatattaatgttgcaaaaactcatttatctcctgaaagttttcaattttattttgcagatcgcttgaagaagctgaaggagaaacaagcagcaaaagaacagaaaaagaagaaatgtgaAAGTGTTGATCAAGAAAAGAATTCTGAACATAGTGAGGAAGTTAAATTTGCTGAGCATGTAGTTGAAAAAGAAATggtggttgaagttgaaaaggtggttgaaattgaaaaagtggttgaagtggAGAAGataatcgaagttgaaaagattgttgagattATCAAACCGTGTTTAAAGTGTTTAGAATCTTGCAAACAGTGTGAAGAGAAAGACGAAAAGTTGGTCGAGTTTGAAAAGATGAAAGAACAATTACTGTTTAATCTCAATTATGTAAAAGAGTCGTATGACGTGTTGAATAGGACAGTGATTGGTCTACAAAAGacgaattctgaaagagaagatgctttaaccatgatgaatgcagtgatgatgtcaAAACAAAAAGCTATCAATCACTACATTGAGGAGTGTGCTAAGctaaagcaagagttggaaactgagaagattgaaaatgaaagaattagaagactgttgcaaagttattctagttctgattatttgattgattgaatttatccaactgttgcaggttttgaagcatttcaagatgatgagaagcagaagaagaaggatactagtaagaaacagagtgttagttataacaagtgtccgcctccgatctgggaaggttattctcccagaaaaccaaatgaggagcaagtcaatataaagttaaaatccgaaacaactgatgaattaccagaaaatattgacgtcacattcacacCGTCTGACACCGTTCATGAGtttgagttaataaaaaaggtggtcgatcaggtgttggatacagatgaggagtctgagtcaaagtccgagtccgagtCTGGAAGTGCGAGTTCGTCGGTCAACTGTTCAAAGAcgtcggttaaacgggtttacaataaagaatttcttttatcaaaatctaatttgaagaatgaaacattcgaagttgcatacactttgaatgattctgacaaattatattctgataaagaatttccaataagaagtgttcaagttgataagatcaaaaaggttttcaaactaacagaaatcaatatttctgaaataaaagatgtaaatcttaatgcaaaacctaaaaaatacacttcaagagttcaacaacggttaaacaagaaaaaaggttacagttctggttctggttttcaaaagaaaccaaaccataatggtaatttcaaaaagaaaggtcttggttttattccacctgaaaattataaacatgaaaaaacttctaaaacaaatacaaaatttgttccaGGGACAAGCTGTGAAGAGGAatcaaaaagctcattctggaagcaatcaaacagagatttccttgccaagaagcaagagaaAGTGAAGAATGAAGTTTATCAaagaaaggagacaagaacctgttacaaatgcaatgaagttggtcacattgtaTGGAACTGTTCGCAAGCAACGAaaacaaaacaggaagtctctaaaAAACTCAacgaaaaagttgttgagaaaaatgaaccaccaactaacaaatttaaaatttttgaaaattgaacatatgaagttggtgagtgttcaaagacaaGATTTTATAAAAAGTGAGCTGAGaatgacaaccaaatgtgggttgttaagaagtttgatgtaaaatttggtgatgaatctgattccacaaagtcagaggagccacaagttgaggttaaagAAGAAAACTCAGTACTTTTGAACAATTCTATTGAGGGCTGacaattttaaatcaaaagttggtaaggtagagatctcgaatcaattctattctgagaagaaagaatttgatgttgagaaaatgtttaatggaaatgttaaaaagatttttgggaaaatggtcgagggaaaggctaaaggggtaaaggacttttatgaaacaaagaaagaaaCGTATTACCCAAGTGAAATTGAGGAGGAAacatccaagtttggtcaggcttggatgacagtttttcacaagtaaaatcctgacatgccggagctcccaggttggtaagagtggagcataaatcggcatcattctttatatcaagtttgattatgcatacctacaagtggtaattggtttgtcctacaagtggtaaatcagggacattaaattgtacttgattttctacaagtggttaaaaatggGGTTTAATTCAttgtaaagaagaaagaaacAAAGTGATGATCTTATCCCTAACCTActaagtggtaaaatcaacaaaacttatttttcgaaaaaatcattttgattaaaacaaacttaagtgttttgaaatcataatgagaaaatagtttgttgtaagggggagttctgattgtttatgccaagtggatggcgatttgaagcttgaaatatcagtttg
Above is a window of Helianthus annuus cultivar XRQ/B chromosome 14, HanXRQr2.0-SUNRISE, whole genome shotgun sequence DNA encoding:
- the LOC110907276 gene encoding uncharacterized protein LOC110907276 codes for the protein MHQHLAYRPAEAEEHSKFIPKIALAPLTKEKLPPTVGKFNDLTDPDGHVRVFTSVGVMGGWNMPMWCHLFIQTFTGAARAWFDSLPPGKISSWVDFRKQFVNHFSQQRGYQRDTAEVTDIWQRENEGLEDFITRFNKECLEIGGVCEQLMRAHFKKAIRCDSLIRTITGKDGMPKEWDKLMEAAKIVVQTEESLAGNKNSYTEDRFSKGSSRDNNKRNKNKSQDWKSGKPRGYDDRTRYREDARETIDRIGYRKAVRDDNREKHWTPLIKTPKEVLMTENHDFKAPRPMTNKKGQDPNLYCDFHKDTGHLTDDCISLRQEIEKALKSGKLGHLVKNVCKETRQIQRHDDGNHKKVRRMETHMVNGPRYSAREKGKRPYEPSWQEQQVIFPVVRGGPRTTRPIVITGIVGHYETEYIFIDPGSTADIIYEQCFNQFDDEDKARLEPVDYPLSGFCNEMVFPLGQISFPVTFSDGKHSRTTNVNFMVMPVKSRHDVLIGRETQGELNMVTSTPHSAIGFPTETGVAIIYAKKKVMSAEEMRRTKAAKVSTTEPEKWVLNRKYPEQTVTIGHAISPNIRTHLKQLQFRNMDIFA